CGCAGACACGCCTCGGGTAGGCACGAAACGGGCTACCGCATGGTGCATTAGGCATCTAGCGGGACATCAACCTTGTCGAGGGGAGCGAGGCGCAAGCCTCCGTCACCAGGCCCGTAAGGGCAAAATTAGGAGAAAATAGCCATGGCTGTTTTTGTAATAGATAGACGCCAAGCGCCGTTGATGCCGTGCTCCGAGAAGCGAGCACGACTTTTATTGGCGCGAGGGCGAGCAAGGGTGCATCGATTGATCCCCTTTACGATTCGCTTGATTGACAGAGAGGTGGCGCAAAGCACGTTACAACCGTTAGAGCTTAAAATCGATCCCGGCAGTAAAACATCAGGGCTGGCGTTAGTTCGCAATAACAATACCGTTAACGCGGAAACGGGCAAGATAACAGCTACGGCGCACGTATTAAACCTGTTCGAGTTGACACATCGTGGGTTTCAAATTAGTAAAGCTTTAACCGCGAGAAGCCAAATGCGGCGTCGCCGTCGTAGCGCCAACTTACGTTACCGTGCGCCTCGATTCCTTAATCGAAAAAACAAAGGCAAAGGGTGGTTAGCACCGAGCTTGCAGCATCGAATTGATACTACGTTATCGTGGGTTGCGCGAATACGAAACGTGGCACCAATTACGCACCTTGCACAAGAGCTGGTTCGATTTGATATGCAGCAGCTTGAAAACCCCGAGATAGCGGGCGTGGAGTACCAGCAAGGCGAATTAAGAGGCTATGAGGTACGTGAGTATTTATTGGAAAAGTGGGGACGACAATGCGCTTATTGCGATGTGTCAAATGTGCCGCTGCAAATTGACCATATACACCCCAAAGCGCGAGGCGGCTCGAACCGCGTCAGTAACTTAACGCTCGCGTGTACACCGTGTAATTTAAAGAAGGCCGCGCAAGACATCACCCTTTTCTTGGGCAAAGACCCCAAACGCTTAACCAAGATTCAAGACCAAGCGAAACGCCCCTTACGCGATGCAGCTGCCGTTAACGCCACGCGATGGAAACTGCTTAACGCGCTCAAGGGATTAGGACTGCCCGTGCGCACCGGGTCTGGGGGCTTAACGAAGTTCAATCGCTCACGGCTCGTTATACCAAAGACACATGCCTTAGATGCAGTGTGCGTGGGCGAAGTAGATTTTGTAGAGCAGTGGCAAAAACCGACGTTAGTGATTAAAGCCACCGGGCGTGGTAGTTATCAACGCACACGCCTTAATCGTTTTGGCTTCCCGCGAGGCTATTTAACGCGGCAAAAAAATATCCACGGCTTTCAGACGGGTGACATGGTAAAGGCGATAGTTACCCAAGGCAAGAAGGTTGGCGCGTATATTGGTCGCGTTGCCGTTAGGGCTTCAGGTAGTTTTAATATTCAAACCGCAGAGGGGCTAGTTCAAGGAATCAGCCATCGATACTGCACCCTTATTCAACGTAGCGATGGCTATGGATATTCACTTAGATCGGATAGCTATTAACAATGGAGAAGCGAAAACAAGGTTGGCTTACGCCAACGCGCTATCCCTCCCCGTCATAAATAACGAGGTATCTCGCGCAACAACTGGATGAATTAAGCAAAATAACGTTAAGTTTTGTAGGGTAACATTCACAAATTGTAAAAAAGTAAGTAGGATTGAAAGTAGAAAAACGTTTCCCCCTATTAGGAGACATACATGCTTACTGACTACTCATACTTATTAGAACTTTTACCTTTATTCTTTTTATCCGGCGGTTTTGCCCTACTGGCGTTAATTTACTTCACTGCACAACATTAATGCTCCTGCAACATAGAGGCTCGTAACTGATCTACCTGCAGTGGGGTAAATTGCAGCTTTTGGTGTAGATAGTTCAATATGCTGTTGTGATGACGATTGATTTCTTTAATCGCTGTCGCTAAATAATTGGCGCGCACCGACCAAAGTATCTCCATCACCTCTTTTGATACCTGAAGCCGACTAGGACGTGCTTTATCAAAAAACTGGTTGCTTAATAAATAATCTGCCATCACATCATCTTCATGCACGCCTAAAGCAAGCAATAACAAGGCAATAGCAAAACCGGTGCGATCTTTACCGGCCGTACAATGCACAACCACTGGTTTTTGAGCTGTTAATACTTGGTGAAGAAAAGCACTAAATTCGTGCTGTTGCTCGTGCACAAAGCCCTGATACATCTGCAGCATAAAATCATGGGCATCTTGGGTGCTGATCTGTGCACCCTGCTCTATTTTTTGCCTCGCTAACAGGGCTACTTTGGGCAAAATAGCTAAATGCGTAGTCTCTACGAAGTCAATCGCATAATGCGCTTGATCACGCTCTTTAGTGCTGCGCAAATCAACACTATTCCCGATGCCTAACTGACGTAATGAAACGAGGTCCGTAGAGCTAGCCTGAGCCAAATGAGCTGAGCGATACAAACGTTGCCAACGAACGGCTTGGTTTGCTGCCCCTTTATAACCACCTACATCTCTAAAATTGGCAATCCCTTCGAAGGGAATATGACGTATTACCCGAGTCATTCGTCCTTATCCCTTGGTAATTGACGTGGCCCATCCTCATTGGTGGAGTCGCTCTCACGACTTTCAGCCAACATCTGTTTAAACCCTTTAACTATTAGGTATCCCGCCGCAAGGGCGCCAAATATAAACAATGCAATACGCATACTCATACCTCTCAAAAAAGGCGTGATATTCTCATATCACGCCATGTATGTCGCTCAGACCATTGTATCTTAGGATTGATAATAGTCTGGATAAATCATGTCACCTGTTAACCGGGCTCGGTTTTCCTCGACCTCGCGCAAAGGCTCAACTTTTTTCATACTGTCTAAACTACGTTGGGCTAATCGCTGATACATATGTGTACCTAAAGTTTTTTGCTTAATGTCTTCGTCTTTAAGCGCTTTCACTATTTTAGCAGGAGCCCCGGCCACCAAGGATCGGGCTGGAATGACCATCCCTTTTTTCACAAAAGCCATCGCACCAATAATACTATCAGCACCTACATCAGCTTGATCCATCACCACTGCATTCATTCCTACCAACACGTTACGCCCTATCGTGCAGCCGTGTAACACCGCACCATGTCCAATATGCCCGTCAACCTCTACGACGGTATCTTGCTCTGGAGTACCATGAATCACGCAGGTATCCTGAATATTAGACCCCTCTTTCATGATTATGCGTCCAAAATCTCCACGCAAACTAGCTAAAGGTCCAATATACACACCTGGACCAATAATCACATCGCCAATAAGCACCGCCGTTGGATGCACGAAAGCGGTTTCATGAACGACAGGAATAATTCCATCAATAGAATAAATATTTTGCATCATTGTCTCCCTTTGTATTGCACTGCTCTCTAGCTTAAAACAATTGCAAATAAAATGCCTCGTTAAAAATGTCAAAAAAATCCGGTTATAATTAGAATTAGTCACAAAGATACATACTTTGATTTTTTGCTATTTTCAACATGTAGGAACCTATGTGTATAAACATCTCATCGGCTTACTCATTGGCTCTCTAACTGCCTTCCCCTCTTTTGCTCAAGATGCTCAATCCCAATGTATCAGCACACATTTTTATAACTACTATGGCCCTATAGACACGGTCAAAATAGTCACCATAGAACGTATGGAGCAATGGTCTAATTGGTGTAAACAGGGTTATCAAGCCAAAGATATAGAAATCGCTATTCGTCCTTGTTATCAACAATCCATAGAGCAAATCCATAGCCAAAACAATGGCTATTCGAGCATCAGCTATCAACAAAGTCGACAAATTAAAGCCCAGTGTACTCAACAGCTGTGGCAACAAGTCGTCTCAACCCAAAAAAACTCACAGTTATGAAATAACCAGCAAAGTGTACTTTTTTAAGCTTCAACTAGTTGCGCTGTATCAACCAAGAGCGTGATAGACCTGAAATCGTCATGAATCTATGGCAGACTAGGTTAATCACCTACTATCTAACAGGGAGTTAGCTCATGCTTAAAGTCATTCAATCACCAGGTAAATACGTTCAAGGTGCTCAGGCACTACAAAAAATTGGCGAATATATTAAACCATTGGCAACTAATGCTTTAGTCCTTGCTGATGAATTCGTCATGAACCTAGTAGGCGAACAAGTCAAAAACAGCCTAAACACCTCTTCACTCAACAGCCATTTTGAAAAATTCAATGGTGAATGTACGCATGACGAAATCAAACGACTCACAGAAATCGTCAAAAAAAATGGTCATGATGCCGTCTTAGGGGTGGGAGGCGGAAAAACCATTGATACCGCTAAAGCCGTAGCCCATTTTGCAAAAATTCCTGTTGTAGTTGCCCCTACCATTGCCTCTACAGATGCACCTACAAGCGCTCTTTCTGTGATTTACACTGCTGCGGGCGAGTTTGATAGCTATTTGCTCCTACCAAAAAATCCAGAAATGGTCGTTATGGACACCACGATCATCTCTCAGGCTCCTGCTCGCTTGCTAGTAGCAGGTATGGGTGATGCCCTAGCGACGTACTTTGAAGCCAGAGCTTGTTGCACAACAAATCAGCCCACCATGGCAGGCGGTACAGCAACGCTGGCCGCAATGACCTTAGCTGAACTGTGTTACGACACACTATTAATTGATGGCTATAAGGCCAAACTCGCCCTAGAGGCTGGCGCATGCACCAAGGCTGTAGAAAACATTATCGAAGCCAATACACTTTTAAGTGGTATTGGTTTTGAAAGTGCAGGCTTAGGTGCTGCACACGCTGTACACAATGGCTTTACTGCCCTAGAAGAATGCCATGATATGTATCATGGCGAAAAAGTTGCATTTGGTACTTTAGTCCAATTAGTCATGGAAAACGGTGACTCTGAGGAACTAGAAAATGTACTTGATTTCTGTGTTGCGGTTGGCCTACCCGTCACCCTTGAAGAACTAGGCGTTACGGCAACTGGGGACGAACTCAAAGCTAAAATTATGAAAGTAGCCCAGGCCAGCTGTGTAGAGGGTGAAAGTATCCACAACATGCCTTTTGCAGTCACCGCCGACACCGTTTATTCTGCAATTTTAGCTGCTGATCGATTGGGCCAAGAATGGCTATAAGCGTCACGTAGTTTTACAGAAACGACTGATATCTGCTTATTGCACAGCCCCAAAAAACGGAAGAGGTCTACCGTTTTTTGGGGTTTTTCTCTGTTCACTAGAAATAGATCGTGAATTTTTGTTAATTATTTCATTTAGCATTAAAATGACTCTAAACAACAAATCAACAATAAAAACACAGGCCAAAATCTGTTTCTAGGACATCACCATGAAAAACCCTAATTTGCGCAACGCTTTGGCTGAACTCAAAAAAGCGAGGAGCATGGCCGAGGGTGTAACGGCCGCCACGCTATTGATCAATAAAACCGCCTACCAAACAGGCAAGTTTTTGTACGGCTTAAACCATATACTCAAAAAACCTGCGCCAGTAACCACTACGCCAGCTCCAACCACTGAAACAGACTCGACATTAACTGTTAAGCCTGTAACAATGGAAAAAACCACCGTAAACGATCCTGAGTCCGTCAGCACAAAGGAAGACCTTTCAGCCCCACCCGCTGCGGCAGAAAAAAAGGAAACCGATCCATTTACAGAGGGCTTAATGCGTATCGAGTTTGATTTACGTACTCTACGTAATCAATATGATAAAGCCCCTACCGAAATCGATAAAAATGCGTTACGGTTTAAGATCTTGCGTCTAGAACGTGAGAGACGTGAACATATCCAAAAACATAGCTAAAACGTCACCGTTCTACTGTTAAGGTCTACTCTTCAGGATCAAAAACAGGCTCTACAATTAACGCTAAACGGTCTGCCTCAAAGTCCAAATGGTTAGGTGC
This Paenalcaligenes faecalis DNA region includes the following protein-coding sequences:
- a CDS encoding phenylacetic acid degradation protein PaaY, with the protein product MQNIYSIDGIIPVVHETAFVHPTAVLIGDVIIGPGVYIGPLASLRGDFGRIIMKEGSNIQDTCVIHGTPEQDTVVEVDGHIGHGAVLHGCTIGRNVLVGMNAVVMDQADVGADSIIGAMAFVKKGMVIPARSLVAGAPAKIVKALKDEDIKQKTLGTHMYQRLAQRSLDSMKKVEPLREVEENRARLTGDMIYPDYYQS
- a CDS encoding glycerol dehydrogenase encodes the protein MLKVIQSPGKYVQGAQALQKIGEYIKPLATNALVLADEFVMNLVGEQVKNSLNTSSLNSHFEKFNGECTHDEIKRLTEIVKKNGHDAVLGVGGGKTIDTAKAVAHFAKIPVVVAPTIASTDAPTSALSVIYTAAGEFDSYLLLPKNPEMVVMDTTIISQAPARLLVAGMGDALATYFEARACCTTNQPTMAGGTATLAAMTLAELCYDTLLIDGYKAKLALEAGACTKAVENIIEANTLLSGIGFESAGLGAAHAVHNGFTALEECHDMYHGEKVAFGTLVQLVMENGDSEELENVLDFCVAVGLPVTLEELGVTATGDELKAKIMKVAQASCVEGESIHNMPFAVTADTVYSAILAADRLGQEWL
- a CDS encoding tyrosine-protein phosphatase translates to MTRVIRHIPFEGIANFRDVGGYKGAANQAVRWQRLYRSAHLAQASSTDLVSLRQLGIGNSVDLRSTKERDQAHYAIDFVETTHLAILPKVALLARQKIEQGAQISTQDAHDFMLQMYQGFVHEQQHEFSAFLHQVLTAQKPVVVHCTAGKDRTGFAIALLLLALGVHEDDVMADYLLSNQFFDKARPSRLQVSKEVMEILWSVRANYLATAIKEINRHHNSILNYLHQKLQFTPLQVDQLRASMLQEH
- the iscB gene encoding RNA-guided endonuclease IscB, which translates into the protein MAVFVIDRRQAPLMPCSEKRARLLLARGRARVHRLIPFTIRLIDREVAQSTLQPLELKIDPGSKTSGLALVRNNNTVNAETGKITATAHVLNLFELTHRGFQISKALTARSQMRRRRRSANLRYRAPRFLNRKNKGKGWLAPSLQHRIDTTLSWVARIRNVAPITHLAQELVRFDMQQLENPEIAGVEYQQGELRGYEVREYLLEKWGRQCAYCDVSNVPLQIDHIHPKARGGSNRVSNLTLACTPCNLKKAAQDITLFLGKDPKRLTKIQDQAKRPLRDAAAVNATRWKLLNALKGLGLPVRTGSGGLTKFNRSRLVIPKTHALDAVCVGEVDFVEQWQKPTLVIKATGRGSYQRTRLNRFGFPRGYLTRQKNIHGFQTGDMVKAIVTQGKKVGAYIGRVAVRASGSFNIQTAEGLVQGISHRYCTLIQRSDGYGYSLRSDSY